The Verrucomicrobiota bacterium genome includes a window with the following:
- the folE gene encoding GTP cyclohydrolase I FolE, which yields MDQERIEKAIREILFAIGEDPDRDGLIETPARVARMYSEICSGLAENPADHIEKAFDVEHDEIIIVRDITFYSICEHHLLPFFGKAHVGYLPQPGSKITGLSKLARLVDGYARRPQVQERLTMEIATAIQTKLESLGTIVVIEAEHLCMSMRGVKQPGATTITSSVCGIFREDPAARTEAMNLILRKS from the coding sequence ATGGATCAAGAACGTATCGAAAAAGCTATCAGAGAAATTCTATTCGCCATCGGAGAAGACCCAGATCGTGACGGATTAATAGAAACACCAGCCAGAGTCGCTCGTATGTACTCTGAGATTTGTAGCGGCCTGGCCGAGAATCCCGCGGATCACATCGAGAAAGCATTCGATGTGGAACATGATGAAATCATCATTGTGCGTGACATCACGTTTTACTCGATCTGCGAGCATCACCTCCTCCCCTTTTTCGGAAAAGCGCATGTTGGCTACCTGCCTCAACCCGGAAGCAAGATCACCGGTTTGTCGAAGCTGGCCCGCCTGGTCGACGGCTATGCGAGACGCCCCCAAGTCCAGGAACGCCTAACCATGGAAATCGCCACCGCCATTCAAACCAAGCTCGAATCATTGGGAACAATCGTCGTTATTGAAGCGGAACACCTGTGCATGTCGATGCGCGGAGTCAAACAACCAGGCGCCACCACCATCACGTCATCTGTATGCGGAATCTTTAGAGAAGACCCTGCCGCGCGCACCGAGGCGATGAATCTGATTTTGAGGAAGTCGTAA